A portion of the Cellulophaga algicola DSM 14237 genome contains these proteins:
- a CDS encoding RagB/SusD family nutrient uptake outer membrane protein, protein MKKIINYSCLTLSLLLITACSDLEIEPTDSLISEGFAGVANVDSEVSNLQNIVAGGDLANQAGLYALNEVSTDEYIIPTRGTDWGDNGRWLSMHKQTWNAELTDIINTWQELNSITINATRIINPQSTITADGDLIEQKAAAHFYRAWAMTWILDMWRQVPYRDVDLPNSETPSVLTGQAAIDSIVADLNIALRDLPTVTASDDISKKSLPTKASANQLLAALYLNKHIYLNTAANPADMQVVIDAVDAIAADGYTLAAAGDFFDIFRPSNDVETIWWSPAGTGSRIWPTLHYNLNSPDQADGGWNGFATLSEFYQLFEGDPDTNYQGDGQEERRGWVPDATTANSDNLGIGYGFLIGQQYEEDGTALTARDNVGGVPLVFTKEVEKAEYTAPSDNATLETSGTRMLKYHPNEEGGHDRKHIVKYRFADAYLMKAEAMFRNGTDVTAMINTLRIQRGATALATVSEADLLAERGRELYAEGFRRPDLIRFGQYLRAWNLKDAGDAHLEIFPIPLSDVLANPNLVQNPGY, encoded by the coding sequence ATGAAAAAAATAATAAATTATTCATGCTTAACACTATCTCTATTACTGATAACAGCTTGTTCAGATTTAGAGATTGAGCCAACGGACTCTTTAATTAGCGAAGGTTTTGCAGGTGTTGCCAATGTAGATAGTGAAGTTTCTAACCTTCAAAATATCGTAGCCGGAGGTGATTTAGCAAATCAAGCAGGACTATATGCATTGAATGAAGTTTCAACGGATGAATACATTATTCCTACAAGAGGAACAGATTGGGGTGATAACGGTAGATGGCTTTCCATGCATAAACAAACCTGGAATGCAGAATTAACAGATATTATCAATACTTGGCAAGAACTTAACAGTATCACTATCAACGCCACTCGTATAATCAACCCCCAAAGTACAATCACTGCGGACGGCGATTTAATTGAGCAAAAAGCAGCAGCTCATTTTTACAGAGCCTGGGCAATGACGTGGATCCTTGATATGTGGAGACAAGTACCTTATAGAGATGTTGATTTACCAAATAGTGAAACACCATCTGTATTAACTGGTCAAGCAGCTATTGATAGTATTGTTGCCGATTTGAATATCGCACTTAGAGACCTCCCAACAGTTACTGCTAGTGATGATATTTCAAAAAAATCACTACCAACTAAAGCATCAGCCAATCAACTATTAGCTGCACTTTATTTAAATAAGCATATTTACTTAAATACGGCTGCAAACCCAGCCGATATGCAAGTAGTAATTGATGCCGTAGATGCTATAGCTGCTGATGGTTATACTTTAGCTGCAGCTGGAGATTTCTTTGATATCTTTAGACCAAGTAATGACGTAGAAACAATTTGGTGGTCTCCTGCCGGCACAGGGTCTAGAATTTGGCCTACATTACATTACAATCTTAACTCTCCAGATCAAGCTGATGGTGGCTGGAATGGCTTTGCAACTCTTTCAGAGTTTTATCAATTGTTCGAAGGTGATCCAGATACGAACTACCAAGGCGACGGTCAAGAAGAACGAAGAGGATGGGTACCTGATGCTACTACTGCAAATTCAGATAATTTAGGTATTGGATATGGTTTCTTAATAGGTCAACAATATGAAGAAGATGGAACAGCATTAACCGCAAGGGATAATGTTGGTGGAGTACCATTAGTCTTTACTAAAGAAGTTGAAAAGGCTGAATATACCGCTCCTTCAGATAATGCAACATTAGAAACATCTGGAACAAGAATGTTAAAATACCACCCTAATGAAGAAGGTGGCCATGATAGAAAACACATTGTAAAATATAGATTTGCCGATGCCTATTTAATGAAAGCTGAGGCAATGTTTAGAAATGGTACTGATGTAACTGCTATGATCAACACTTTAAGAATACAAAGAGGCGCAACAGCTTTAGCTACGGTAAGTGAAGCAGATTTACTTGCAGAAAGAGGACGAGAATTGTACGCAGAAGGCTTTAGAAGACCGGATTTAATTAGATTTGGTCAGTATCTTAGAGCATGGAATCTTAAAGATGCAGGAGATGCTCATTTAGAAATTTTCCCAATTCCATTATCTGATGTATTAGCTAACCCTAACTTAGTGCAGAACCCAGGGTATTAA
- a CDS encoding VCBS repeat-containing protein → MITKRIHLLKSKKILYFSLLSLAILSSCNEEKKSEKQKVSIENQMFTLLDSTATGINFINEVQNQKNFNVFKYRNFYNGGGVAIGDINNDGLPDIYLTSNMHSNKLYLNKGNLKFEDITDKALVAGNKPWSTGVVMVDINNDGFLDIYVSNAGNMKGNNHDNDLYINNGDLTFTEKATQYNLAKTGFSTQASFFDYDKDGDLDAYILNNSNIPVSSLGYAEQRGVRAQDWEGVPDIFKGVGDMLLRNDNGKFVDVSEESGIYGSLIGFGLGVMVSDINGDLYPDIYISNDFYERDYLYINNQDGTFNEEIENWTSHLSLSAMGVDMADINNDGLTDIYITDMLPEGDQRVKSVMEFEGYNVFKLKQSKDFYQQYIQNTLQLNNGNNTFSEIAYYSGVGKTDWSWAGLLFDMDNDGLKDIYVTNGVNHDLTDLDFIDFFASEIVQKMALTGKKESIDSIINKMPIAPQSNYAYQNNGDLTFNNATKKWGLEIPSLSNGAAYGDLDNDGDLDLIVNNVNMPLFIYENNTQKLSHNNYIKLKLEGSEKNRFAIGASVKLYLNDTILLQELMPFRGFQSSMDYTMTIGLGKTKKIDSLQVLWPDDQTQKLFDVKANQFLTLKHKDAKEKYIPIKNTQQKTLLTPINEDNLIAHKENTYQDFDYEGLISKAISQEGPALAVGDINNDGNEDVFIGGSKNQSGIIYIHKGSGKLTASKQPALIADANAEDTAAALFDVDQDGDLDLMVGSGGNEVDSENTYTTRLYLNDGKGTFRKSKENLPSAFKNISVIAPVDFDQDGDIDVFIGSRSIVGNYGIDPNHIFLENNGNGTFSNATEKIAYDTKNAGMITDAIWVDIDGDNKPDLITVSDWGVPNIYKNNGRRLAKFPTDLDNLKGFWNTIETADIDNDGDLDLIIGNQGSNVPYKATNSNPMKMWINDFDSNGTIEQIFTQSFSGNDYPLHQKREIMAQIVSLKKKNLKASEYAKRTISELFPKDVFESSICKEATIMESIVAINDGTGQFTYKILPPRVQFSCTCGITCTDVNNDGNIDLILAGNNFEFKPQYSRQDASYGNVLLGDGLNNFEWQAYAVSGFEIKNEVKHLKLFKDKSGKVFLIAAINNEQPKVFNLNEK, encoded by the coding sequence ATGATTACTAAACGTATACACCTATTGAAATCTAAAAAAATTCTTTACTTCTCCCTATTAAGTTTAGCAATCCTATCTTCTTGTAACGAAGAAAAAAAATCTGAAAAGCAAAAAGTAAGTATCGAAAATCAAATGTTTACGTTACTAGACTCCACGGCTACAGGAATCAACTTTATCAATGAAGTACAAAATCAAAAAAACTTCAACGTTTTTAAATATAGAAACTTCTACAATGGTGGTGGTGTAGCCATTGGAGATATAAATAATGATGGGCTACCAGATATCTACTTAACCTCTAATATGCATTCCAATAAATTGTATTTAAATAAAGGGAATTTAAAATTTGAAGACATTACCGATAAAGCTTTGGTTGCTGGAAATAAACCATGGTCTACAGGAGTCGTAATGGTAGATATAAACAATGATGGCTTTTTAGATATTTATGTAAGTAATGCCGGAAACATGAAAGGCAACAATCATGACAATGATTTATATATTAATAACGGTGACTTAACCTTTACCGAAAAAGCTACGCAATATAATTTAGCAAAAACAGGTTTCTCTACGCAAGCATCTTTTTTTGATTACGATAAAGATGGCGACCTTGATGCCTACATATTAAACAACAGTAATATACCTGTAAGTAGCCTTGGCTATGCCGAACAAAGAGGTGTTCGCGCTCAAGACTGGGAAGGGGTTCCTGATATTTTTAAAGGGGTTGGAGATATGCTTTTAAGAAATGATAACGGAAAATTCGTTGATGTTAGTGAAGAATCTGGGATATACGGAAGTTTAATAGGTTTTGGTCTTGGAGTTATGGTTAGTGATATCAATGGAGATTTGTATCCTGATATCTATATCTCAAATGATTTCTACGAAAGAGATTACCTCTATATTAATAATCAAGACGGAACATTTAATGAAGAAATAGAAAACTGGACTTCACACCTATCTTTATCTGCAATGGGCGTAGACATGGCCGATATAAATAATGACGGTCTTACTGATATATATATAACAGACATGTTACCAGAAGGGGACCAAAGAGTTAAATCTGTCATGGAATTTGAAGGTTACAACGTATTTAAGCTTAAGCAAAGTAAAGATTTTTATCAGCAATATATCCAAAACACGCTCCAACTCAATAATGGTAATAATACTTTTTCTGAAATCGCTTATTATAGTGGAGTAGGAAAAACAGATTGGAGTTGGGCTGGTCTATTGTTTGATATGGACAATGATGGCTTAAAAGATATCTATGTCACTAATGGGGTTAATCACGATTTAACCGATCTTGATTTCATAGATTTTTTTGCAAGTGAGATTGTTCAAAAAATGGCGTTAACAGGTAAAAAAGAATCTATAGATTCCATTATTAATAAAATGCCCATTGCACCACAATCTAATTATGCTTACCAAAATAATGGTGATCTCACCTTTAATAATGCCACTAAAAAATGGGGATTAGAAATACCTAGTTTATCCAATGGCGCGGCTTATGGTGATTTAGATAATGATGGCGATTTAGATTTAATTGTTAACAATGTAAATATGCCACTTTTTATTTACGAAAATAATACACAAAAATTATCACATAACAATTATATTAAACTAAAACTAGAAGGTTCAGAAAAAAATAGATTTGCCATTGGCGCCAGTGTTAAACTCTATCTTAACGATACAATTTTACTTCAAGAACTTATGCCTTTTAGAGGTTTTCAGTCTTCTATGGATTACACCATGACTATAGGTCTGGGGAAAACAAAAAAAATAGATTCATTACAAGTTTTATGGCCTGATGATCAGACTCAAAAGCTATTTGATGTAAAAGCTAATCAGTTTTTAACTTTAAAACACAAAGACGCAAAAGAGAAGTACATCCCAATTAAAAATACACAACAAAAAACTTTACTAACTCCAATTAATGAAGACAATCTAATTGCTCATAAGGAAAATACATATCAAGATTTTGATTACGAAGGTTTGATTTCTAAAGCAATTTCACAAGAAGGACCAGCCTTGGCGGTAGGTGATATAAACAATGATGGAAATGAAGATGTTTTCATTGGAGGCTCAAAAAACCAGTCAGGTATAATATACATTCATAAGGGCAGCGGAAAATTAACCGCAAGTAAGCAACCAGCTTTGATTGCTGATGCAAATGCCGAAGATACCGCAGCAGCCTTATTTGACGTTGACCAGGACGGAGATCTCGATTTAATGGTTGGATCTGGCGGAAATGAAGTTGATAGCGAAAATACGTATACAACAAGACTCTATTTAAACGATGGCAAAGGGACGTTTCGTAAAAGCAAAGAAAATCTTCCTTCAGCATTTAAAAATATTTCAGTAATTGCCCCTGTAGATTTTGACCAAGATGGAGATATTGATGTTTTTATAGGCTCTAGAAGTATTGTTGGAAATTATGGCATTGATCCAAATCATATATTCTTAGAAAATAATGGAAATGGCACTTTTAGCAATGCAACAGAAAAAATAGCTTATGATACTAAAAATGCAGGAATGATAACGGATGCTATCTGGGTTGATATTGACGGCGATAACAAACCAGACTTAATTACAGTATCTGATTGGGGAGTTCCTAATATTTATAAAAATAACGGGAGGAGGTTAGCTAAATTCCCTACTGATCTAGATAATCTAAAAGGGTTTTGGAATACCATAGAAACTGCAGATATTGATAATGATGGCGATTTAGATTTAATAATAGGGAATCAAGGTAGTAATGTTCCTTACAAAGCTACAAATTCAAATCCAATGAAAATGTGGATTAATGACTTTGACTCCAATGGAACTATTGAACAAATTTTCACTCAAAGTTTTAGTGGCAATGATTACCCACTACATCAGAAGAGAGAAATAATGGCACAAATAGTTTCACTAAAAAAGAAAAATCTAAAAGCATCTGAATACGCAAAAAGAACAATTTCTGAGTTGTTCCCTAAGGATGTTTTTGAAAGTTCTATATGTAAAGAGGCAACAATAATGGAATCTATTGTTGCTATAAATGATGGTACCGGACAATTTACATATAAAATTCTTCCTCCTCGAGTTCAATTTTCATGCACTTGTGGCATCACTTGTACTGATGTTAATAATGACGGAAATATAGATTTAATACTAGCCGGGAATAATTTTGAATTTAAACCGCAATACTCTAGGCAAGATGCTAGCTATGGAAATGTATTACTGGGTGATGGTTTAAATAATTTTGAATGGCAAGCTTATGCAGTAAGTGGTTTTGAAATAAAGAATGAAGTTAAACACCTCAAGTTATTCAAAGACAAAAGCGGTAAAGTTTTTCTTATAGCAGCTATTAATAATGAACAACCTAAAGTATTTAATCTAAATGAAAAATAA
- a CDS encoding SusC/RagA family TonB-linked outer membrane protein gives MKIKLFKSLLIAGAFLCFGMIQAQEVSGTVSDASGPLPGASVLVKGTTNGTQTDFDGNFSLSNVASDATLLFSYIGYKTSEVAVNGKTTVNITLAEDAEALDEVVIIGYGTTTVKDATGSVASVTSEDFNGGVIASPEQLIQGKTSGVQISQSSGEPGAGIALRIRGTGSVRGNNSPLFVIDGVPVSNESVSASGQDVGAGTSGSKNPLNFLNPNDIESMSILKDASATAIYGSRGANGVVVITTKSGKGGGSNGQFTFSSNLSISKVANQYDLLTTEEFIERGGANLGASTDWQDFIFRTSASTDNNFSYSQNYGSGNVRATFGYSKQFGIIENTDLERITGRINVNQRFFKDKLKVGVQTTISRINDRVPFITRTAGSTGDLLASAYYSNPTLNADPNYNTSPDRNPANLLAYYDDNTYTDRFLGNVSLDYSITSELSAKLNLGLDTSTSSREQVAGPQTLGLGNGVVGNGRGAVSILDTQNKLLELTASYTKEFENSKLDALVGFSYQDFNRNGQNLLGQGYGTSDLNEIAAITNQAYENTKNITSNYQGYGIGVFDDNVAAGNQFRALNLFPNLNETTLSAPSTGIDAFRVDTFDNTDELQSFFGRLNYTLYDKYLFTGTFRADGSSRFGTNNQYGFFPSAAVAWKLNQEDFINEETFSTLKLRFSWGITGNQDGLGYGNFVNRTRWNALGISAGTQLSQPASSEVAFANPDLKWESTAQYGLGLDFGFINDRLTGNIDVYRKETTDILLNLPAVQPATSPFVFQNVDGTILNQGIELGLDYDIIVGDGFNWNANFNISYNDNKLTDYEGPNIFAGQLYGPGLTDSFSQVLANDKPLYTYNVRLVDENYQVDENSTILDKSGLPKIIAGFSTSASYKNWDASVFFAGQFGHYVYNNTANALFAQPQIGSRNNLKSVLDDNINLSSGNASTYFLEKGDFVRLQNASLSYNVPLSGAGVFKSMRLSAVGQNLFLITDYSGLDPEVSTSNVSASGLPSASIDYLSYPRPRTFSFGINMTF, from the coding sequence ATGAAGATTAAGCTATTTAAAAGCTTGCTTATTGCTGGGGCATTTCTATGCTTTGGCATGATACAAGCACAGGAGGTATCAGGGACTGTTTCTGATGCCAGCGGGCCTTTACCTGGAGCGAGTGTTTTAGTAAAAGGTACCACAAACGGTACTCAAACCGATTTTGACGGAAATTTTTCATTAAGTAACGTAGCATCTGATGCTACCTTATTGTTTAGCTACATAGGATATAAGACATCTGAAGTAGCTGTAAATGGGAAAACAACCGTGAACATAACTCTTGCCGAAGACGCAGAGGCCTTGGATGAAGTTGTTATTATTGGATATGGTACTACTACCGTTAAAGATGCTACAGGATCTGTTGCATCTGTAACGTCGGAAGATTTTAACGGCGGTGTTATTGCATCTCCCGAACAATTGATTCAAGGTAAAACTTCTGGAGTACAAATATCTCAGTCGAGCGGTGAACCCGGTGCTGGTATTGCCTTAAGAATTAGAGGTACAGGTTCTGTTCGAGGAAACAACAGTCCTCTATTCGTAATTGACGGAGTTCCTGTTTCAAATGAAAGTGTTTCTGCATCAGGTCAAGATGTTGGAGCCGGAACTAGCGGATCTAAGAACCCATTAAACTTCCTTAATCCCAACGACATTGAAAGCATGAGCATCTTAAAAGATGCCTCTGCAACTGCTATTTATGGGTCAAGAGGTGCAAATGGAGTTGTCGTTATTACTACAAAATCAGGAAAAGGTGGCGGTTCTAATGGCCAATTTACATTTTCCAGTAACTTAAGTATATCAAAAGTCGCCAATCAATATGACTTACTAACTACTGAAGAATTCATTGAAAGAGGAGGGGCTAACTTAGGCGCGTCTACTGACTGGCAAGACTTCATATTTAGAACTTCGGCTTCAACAGACAATAACTTTTCGTATTCACAAAATTATGGAAGTGGAAACGTTAGAGCTACTTTTGGTTACTCAAAACAATTCGGTATTATAGAAAATACTGATTTAGAAAGAATTACAGGAAGAATTAACGTAAATCAGAGATTCTTTAAAGACAAATTAAAAGTTGGCGTACAAACAACTATATCTAGAATAAATGATAGAGTTCCTTTCATCACTAGAACAGCAGGTAGTACTGGAGATTTATTAGCCTCAGCATATTATTCAAACCCGACACTGAATGCTGATCCAAACTATAATACAAGTCCTGATAGAAATCCTGCAAATTTACTAGCCTATTATGATGACAATACCTATACGGATAGATTTTTAGGTAATGTTTCTTTAGATTATTCAATTACCAGCGAATTGTCTGCTAAATTAAATTTAGGTCTTGACACTTCTACATCTTCAAGAGAACAAGTTGCTGGTCCTCAAACATTAGGATTAGGAAATGGCGTTGTAGGAAATGGTAGAGGGGCAGTAAGTATTTTAGATACTCAAAATAAATTACTAGAATTAACAGCTAGTTACACCAAGGAATTTGAAAATTCTAAACTAGATGCACTTGTAGGTTTTTCTTATCAAGACTTTAATAGAAATGGACAAAACTTACTAGGTCAAGGTTATGGAACATCAGACTTGAATGAAATTGCCGCAATCACCAATCAAGCTTACGAAAACACAAAAAACATTACCAGTAATTACCAAGGTTACGGTATAGGTGTTTTTGATGATAACGTTGCTGCTGGAAACCAGTTTAGAGCATTAAACTTATTCCCAAATTTAAATGAAACGACTCTTAGTGCACCTTCTACAGGAATTGACGCTTTTAGAGTTGATACATTTGACAATACTGACGAATTACAGTCGTTCTTTGGAAGACTGAACTATACGCTTTACGACAAATATCTTTTCACTGGAACTTTCAGAGCTGATGGTTCTTCAAGATTTGGTACAAATAATCAATATGGATTTTTCCCATCAGCTGCAGTTGCATGGAAACTTAATCAAGAAGATTTTATAAACGAAGAGACCTTCTCTACCTTAAAGTTAAGATTTAGCTGGGGTATTACGGGTAATCAAGACGGTCTTGGCTATGGCAACTTTGTAAATAGAACTAGATGGAATGCCCTAGGAATTTCTGCAGGAACGCAATTATCACAACCAGCTTCCTCTGAAGTAGCATTTGCTAATCCAGATCTTAAATGGGAATCTACCGCTCAATATGGCCTTGGTTTAGACTTTGGTTTTATTAATGATCGTTTAACAGGTAATATTGACGTGTATAGAAAAGAAACAACTGACATCTTATTAAATTTACCAGCGGTACAACCTGCTACTTCTCCATTTGTTTTTCAAAATGTTGACGGAACAATCTTAAATCAAGGTATCGAATTAGGACTAGATTACGATATAATAGTTGGGGATGGTTTTAATTGGAATGCAAATTTCAATATATCATACAACGACAATAAACTAACAGATTATGAAGGTCCCAATATATTTGCAGGGCAATTATATGGTCCTGGTTTAACGGATTCTTTCTCACAGGTTTTAGCTAATGACAAACCACTCTACACCTACAATGTTAGATTAGTAGATGAAAACTATCAAGTAGATGAAAACTCAACGATTTTAGATAAGTCTGGATTACCAAAAATTATTGCTGGTTTTTCCACAAGTGCATCGTATAAAAATTGGGATGCTTCCGTATTTTTTGCTGGCCAATTTGGGCACTATGTTTACAACAACACGGCTAATGCCTTATTTGCACAACCTCAGATTGGAAGCAGAAATAACCTAAAAAGTGTTTTAGATGACAACATAAACCTTTCATCTGGTAACGCTAGTACCTATTTTCTTGAAAAAGGTGACTTTGTTAGACTTCAAAATGCCTCATTATCTTACAATGTACCCTTAAGTGGCGCAGGAGTTTTTAAAAGCATGCGTTTAAGCGCTGTTGGCCAAAATCTTTTTCTAATTACCGATTATAGCGGATTAGACCCTGAAGTAAGTACTTCTAATGTATCAGCAAGTGGCTTACCTTCTGCATCTATCGATTATTTATCATACCCTAGACCAAGAACTTTTAGTTTTGGAATTAACATGACTTTTTAA